In the genome of Columba livia isolate bColLiv1 breed racing homer chromosome 1, bColLiv1.pat.W.v2, whole genome shotgun sequence, the window AAAAGGTAACAAGAAACTATCTTCCtaatattttacaatatttcCTATGGATGTTTCACCATACTTATCTCCTGACATCACCCAACCATTAATAAATACATACTCAGACTTTCAGCACTGATTAATGTAACAGCATTACAATATATTTGCCATGTCATCCTTATCCAGactgtttcctttttaaattcttGCTACAGAGACTTCAGTAATCCCCACAGATTACAGAACTGTCCCGTCTTTTTTCTTGATTAATAAACGAatcaaaaaaaacaacataaaccaAAAAAGCAGCTCAAGCTACTCTGCACATTCAGTTTATAAACACCGGTTAGTATCTTCACATTTCCAGTTTCTATAGCTTAATTAAGTTCCTTGCTGCTTATTTCTTTATAACCCTAAATAATTTTGTGCCAGCTAGatatttcctcctcctctctttttcCAAATCATTAAGAAAGCTCAACCTTTTTTGTCCCTTCCCTCATCTGAGACAGAAAACAGGTTTCTGATCCACAGTAATGTCTCCCCTATCACCCATGACTATACAGTTCCCATAACAGGATTTTGTGGAAGTCAAATCAGGATGAAAAACAAGTTTGTGTACTGACTGTACTGTACCCATTCTTCTCCTGGCACATTCAAAAAATTCTAAAAGAAATTTCCCACCATTGTTGACAGCATAAGGGCAGGTTAGATCAGAAATACTAGCATGCATAAGCAGCCAGTATTTTTACTTTCAACATACTAAAAATCTCAGCTGCCTTCTTGAGGCTAACCCGAACCTAGCTGTCACTGTTGCATGGCCATTCTCCCCCGcacaaatataaaaagaagaTAATACAGCTTAGCTCTGAAGGTTTTGCCTCACTTTGTGTAACCAAGGTACTATACAAATACTAAACAAGAAGCTAAGCGCCATCGGGAGAGATCAGCAGTGTGACACAAAGCAGAACTGGCTTCCCAAGTGGAATCTAGAGGCTATCAGATTTGTTTATCCTAAAATGTGACTAATATGGCAGAATTAGGATTCTGAgtcatacaaagaaaaaaatacctacaTGATGGCATCTCAAGCTTCTTTCCTAATATTAAAACCAATGAACTACATGTAAAAGACAGATTAAGGATTACGTGATTCTGCTGTTCGAAGAACATTTGTAGACTAGCATTGAACATCTGTTTGAAAACTTGTGCCTTAGGGCTTCTTAAAGATCTATGTACAGAAATATACCACTACACTAAACTCTTTTTTTGCCTACTAGAAAAATGCTAAGAAATAGTCAAAATGAGGACGATACACATTGTTGGTTAAAAGCACTGGGCACCAGATTTCTCTGAAAGGAAACTCTTCCAGAATGTGGGGCCAGTTGGGCACAGGAGTGTTGCTTACTGAATCACCTTTGAGGAGTTGTCCTGTGGAAATATGTACATTGGCTCAGCTCCATTTGCAGGAGCTGACAGACTGTATCTTGCAGAACAGAATCACATCAGGGAGAAGATGTGACATGACTGGAGAAGAGGCCAAGAGACGTAAATGTTTTAAAGAGTTACAAAAAATTGCAGAAGAGATAGTGACAAGATGTTATATAAATATCTTGATTTCAGCTGTTATGTACATCTTGATGCAGTATACATCTTCATATCTCTCTTGATTCAAGAGTGCAGTAAACTGGTAAAATGCATTACCTCTAGAAGTATCACTTGAAGTAGTCCTGGCTGACAGCAGGACCACTTTATATGACATTTTGCCACAAGATGCTTATGTAACACAAGATGTTTATATAATATTGTGTAAATACAGGCAAGATGTCATATTAAAAAGCCTACTACACTCACCTGCTTTTGCAGGTATCAGAGCACCAACCAGGACCACTTAAAACGATGCCTCTAGACACAATACATTTTATCAGCTTACTGTATTCTTGAATCAATTTAATAACATAGGTAAACCTTGCCTCACACACCGAAGAATACAGACTATACTGATCGTTGTACTACGGTAGCACCTAGAGGACAAATCGAGAATAAGGCTCACTGTCTAATGGCATCCGATGAAACGAGCCCGACTTCAGAAGTGTTCATAGAACACACATTTTCTTACCTTCTTCAACTAAACAGTGAACAGGGCAGGAAGACCCTTCCATGCGTATTTAGTACGCTAGAGCCCTCGTTAACATACGCACTGCCCTCAAGGGAAAAAAGGGCGAAGCGCCGGTGCTCCCGCCCCATGGCAGCGAGTCGTCCTCGGCGCAAACGCCCCTCACCCCGGGCCTGGAGAGACTCAGAGGGTCCCCAACCCCGCGCAGCACCGCCCCGGGCCCGCCCGGTCCCACCGCCGGCGGGAGGCGCCTCAGCGCCGCGTTTCCTCACGGGACGGCGGCCCGCAGGCCGAGCGGGGCAGGCCGAGCGGGGCAGGCCGAGCGGGGCAGGCCGAGCGGGGCAGGCCGAGCGGGGCAGGCCGAGCGGGGCAGGCCGAGCGGGGCAGGCCGAGCGGGGCAGGCCCGCTCCCCCTTCCCGGCACACCCCGACCCCCGCTCTGCGCTGCCAGCCCGAGAGAGCGGAAGGGAGGGCTGCGCCCTCCTGCGCCGGTACCTGCCGAGCCGGTGCCGGGGCTCCCGCTGCCGCGCAGGGAGAGATCGAGGCCGGGCGGGGGGCTCAGCACAGCCCGGcagggagcggcggggccgagCGGGGCCACCCTCCCCGCCCCGCGGGAGGCGGCCGGGCCGCCCGAGCTGCTGCTGCGGAGCCCCGCGGCCGAGGCTGTGGCGACGCCGTTTGGGGTGACGGCGCCATCTTCCCGCCGCGCCATTCAAATCCCAGCACCGCCCCGCGCGGCGCAGTACGTGGCTGCCCAGCCCGGAGCGGCCGCTGGGCGGCTCTGGGGCCCCGTACGGCGGGGCAGCTGCCCGGCAACGGCCGCCTCCGTGTGCGCGGGGTGGGAGGATGGTCCCGCAGCAAATTGGGTCTCCACGGCATCCTTGCACGCCCCAGACATGCGGTCACGCTGCGCGCCCACGTAATTTAAAACTCTTCGGGGATCGCTACATCTGTACGGTGAAAGTAATGGCGCTAACTCGCTTTTTACACTAATTACGGTTCTTAATTACTATTCTTTCCCAACACGGAACTAGCTTTCCAAGTGCCACACTCACCTTTCCAACAAAGCATTTGTATTAAATAAAATGCCAAGACAACATCTGAACTGCTAAAACAAGTCATCCAAATCACAGACTACTGGttgtatttgtaaaaataagCAGCACTCAGGAGTATGTTATTCATGTTGTACAAGTGAGAGACAGAGGCAATAAAGAAGTGCTGCAGGATGTGGAAGATGAAAATCAGTGAGACAGAAAGGCCAACAAGAGAACCCACCTCTGACCACCCTTTCCCACAAAATCCCTCAGTGTCACTCTGAGAACCACCAAACCTGACTTTTACGCTGGATCTCAGAATCTAGGTTCCTGCCCTGTTGGGTTTGGTTCCCctcccccccattcccccccagTTTAAAAGTGCTTCAACAAAAGAAGAGAGCTGCAAGCACACGGGCTTATAGAGCTTCTTCATCCTGGCATTAAGACAGACTGACAGACAGGGAACAGCACAAAGGACAAACAGCCttgctttctggttttaatgGCTGATCTAGCCAAAATAATCTCTGAAGATTCTAAAAGAGGAGGACTAGTTTTAACTCTCAGTGAGATGAATATCAGAAGCAGTTCTGTGAAAATTCTGCAATATCACAAAAATGCAAGTGTTTGTCCATCACTTGCAGAAGTGCTAAGAAGCACAATACACAGCAGTTAACaacagaggggaaaataaagGCTTTTCTAAGTTGCTTTTAATTTCAACTTAAGAAAACATACTAACCTTTCAAGAAATATTGACATCTAAGTGTGAACATTTAAAGTGGTTCCAGTAGCATGAACATATGCAGTATTATTTCCTTCAGTCCCTCAGGagtgtatattttattttaggtaacacacacagacatgctCCACTCTCCAACTTTTTCTCCATGTTCTGTACATCTCTGCAGAGAAACGGATCACAGCGTGGGAGGCTGACTTCATGCAAAGCAGTGCCAGTGCTCATAATctcaaacacatacacacacccgCTCTGAGGCATCCGAGCCCCACGTCCCGCAGCCTCTCTTCTCACAGGAACAGGTCACTGGCCcagaaacactggaaaacaaCTGGTGGTAAAAATGACCGAGGAGTCAGGTGTGGAAGCGATAACCTTATTTCCACTCGCCTTCCTCTGCAACAGCCGGAAGCTTCTGTACCCATCTTTGTTCTGTCTAATTAATTTCTGGCTCACGAGGATGAGCATGTGCTCTCATTCCTGTCATTAAAGCAATCTCTCAAGATTAAATGGAAGCAAAATCCTTTAAGAATACGGCTGTCATTTCAGATAATTACATTGGCATCAGTGTAAGGAATGGTCTAATGGAACAGTCAACATAGTTAAATCCTCTTTCAACCAAGCAGTTGAAAGACCTTattttgtcattaaaataaagtttataaATCCAGATGCTAATAGTAGGTTCTTCTATGTTTCAAAGCCCAAGCACCAGAAAacaacacacatttttttttctaaagcaattattttaatgaattcaCACTTAGAGGATGTACCCATCTTGCTACTATATAGACTGAAGTTTAAATGCATTAAAGGGAAGAAAGGCATATTTAAATCCTTACTTGGACTCCTTGCTGCAGAAAACAATTCCCACAGCAGGCTAACCGTTTCCTGCATTagtattgaaaaaatattgaagaaaatatttcagtaaagaTTTCTACTTAGTAACAATATATAATtctattgcaccagaaaaaaagaccAGAATAAGTACTCTTGATATTTGAAACAGTCACAGCATAGACATATTTCACTTTAACATATACAAAATCTATTACTTTCCCATCACTTCGTGTCCACTGAAGTACACTTCAGGTACTACTTGCAGCTTtgaaaaagctatttaaaatattaaaggagTCTTCTATCTccattttactcttttttttttttttttaagaggaaaaaccATATTTTGCTAACTGAAGATTTtaatccattaaaaataatttacaaaattTGAGGATTGACTTACTTTACCGAAGTAGGAAAAAGGGCTAACTAGCAACCAGTCGAAGAATTTGGTTTCGCACGTATGTGCACAGCTGGTTCATCAAGTCTCTGTTCTGTCCTTCAACCCAGTGCATTTCTACTAATACatcatttccttctttcttcacatTCATTAAACACTTAAAGAGAAAACACCTACTAGTTTCTTTGGGACTTCGTTCTTTTTCTACTGTCAGATTGCTAGCTTCCTCTGAAGGGCAAGGTTCCTCCTTTGCATCACTGGAACCTTTGCCAAGTAATGTTTCtccctgctttgcttttgtctcttcctccttcacGTGCTCACTGTGTTCTTCTTTGGCAGCAGATTCTTCCATTAACTCATCACCTGTGGTCAAGTGGACATCCTCATCAggtgccataaaccccatttcAGAGTCTTCAGTCTTTGGGTTTTCACAGTCCAAACTGTTGCTCTCgctcttcttgctgtttttttcctcttccattgcTTGCAGAATACCTTCAGAAGCTCGAGGAAGTTCTTGTAATTGCCTTACCTTCTCTCGTTTCTTTCTCCTCAGATGAATCCAGGAGTTCTCAATGGCAGTCACAAAAAGGCTAACTTCATCTTTTCCACAGGGAACACGTTTATGCTGAACCTATTGCAGAATACAGCAGAACTTCATCCTTATCCTCTCACAGTTATGCTTTCAAGTAGGATGTTGTTTTAACATATAATAATTAATACTGTACCTTCAGATCAGCAAGAATCTTCTCTACCCAGGCTCTAACCACAGCAATAGCTTCTACAGCATCCCAGCCCATAGCTGCAGCTTTGACAGATAACTCTTTGACTGTAGAAGCCAAGACCATAAATGTAATTGGCTTTCGGggtttttctaattttcttcttttagaagGAGGTGactagaagaagaaagaaaaaaaattacaaagctATGCAGTATTAGTGGGATGGCTTTTGTACTCAGAAGACATGGGGATTTAGAGTACAAAGTAAGCCACTAAACAGTCACTGACATGGCCTGTGTTTCACTCAATTCCAAAGAGTTTTAGATTAAAAACAGCTAACAGGATCATACACTTCATGCTAGCctgagggacagagggattttATCCTCAGATGTTAGGCAAAAAGTTTCATCAGTTCCTTCAAACTATTATATTAGCTCTCTGTGAGGTGAGAGAGTGCAGCTGCTCTTTAAAATAGAGGTCAAGTGCTAACATTCACACTTTGATCCAAGCTCACCGAAGGTTTACTTGCATGTTCTATAAGGTTAGTTAGTCTACACCTATCTTCAAGTACATGTACATCTGGATACAAAAAAGCAATTGTCTCATTATTTAAGGTGAGCAAGCTCCACTTATATTCATATATAGGCAAGTCTGAGCTAGACATGTTCGCATCTATCTGGTAACAGAATCTATATGGtaagttaaaaacaagttatCAGAGGGAAGCTTAAATTTCAAATTTAGCCCCAAACTTAGCAATTTAGTAGTATTAAAAATATCCTATTTGAAGTATGTTACAAGTGAGACTTATTTTCACTGAAACCCACAAGAAGTTCCTACACAGGattctcttttcctccctaAACACAGGTCATTTGTTAATCACACACAAAAACCGCTAACAGACTGGCAGCCAGCTACAAAATCCCACTGTCCATACAGCCCAGTGCATCCAACGTGCCAGTCTTAAGAAGAACAGTTTATTCCACAGTAGTTATAGCTCATCATGCCTTTCCTCAAATAAGAGGCACAGACAATCACAAGCAAACCAGAATTAAGCTACTTACAGGTACTTGTACGTCATCATAGAAACTCCATGCCAGTGCCCATCTCATGGTGCGTCCTTGGCAGAATTCAGTATGAGTAACTTTAGGAACCTATGCAAAGAAGCAATACAAAACTTTGTTTCGTATTAATAAACACCATTGTTTTACTGCacacattttcaaattttaaaaaattgcaaagTTAGCATAGAGTTATTTTCTCATGACAGAAATGGAGATTCTTTCTGACATGACTCATGGATGTCAGGGCCACTTGAAGCTGGTCAGTACCAAGCCTGGTACCAGTGCTCAGGAGTTCCTATCTCTGTTCCGCCATGTCTGTGCCCGTTCAGAGCTCCAAGTTCAGCAACACACAACACAACCTTTTTTGTGCAGCAATCCAGCACAACTACAGCACACATCTGCACTCTGATTCTGCAAAAAGCACATCCTTCCTTCTTGTTCAGAACCTGCTCCTGTTCCATATTTGATTACTGAACCCACTGCTGTAGCATAGGACCACAGTACAAAGGTGACTAAAAGCTGTGAAACCAAACCACTCACCTGTCTGCAGGTGGCAGAGACATGCGCAGAAACAATTGCCTATATTTGCCCCAACAAATCAAATCTGAATTTAACATGGCTGTTAAATCTAAAATTCAGACGTTAGTGTTGTCTAGTGTTTCTGCATGTGGATGATGCAAGGCATCTATGTATGGTATGGAAAAAGTGCTAAATAATAGCAAGGATAAATATCAGTCATCTGGCCTAACTACGAATTATCATCAGCTCCAGAGCATAAGCCCCAGGTCCACACAGAAGGAGAGgggagaataaaaaagaaaagaaaggtgtCTCTATCCTAGAACTTTTCCCACCCTTCAATTCCTAGTTCTATCAAATTCTACAATAAATACAGCAAATGTCAAGACAGTTTGAACAATTAGTAGACCTTCTGGAAGTTTTATGCTGCATCCTAACCTGAACCACAACATAACATGTGCTTGGTTAAAATTAACATGTTCCCAGCTTTTATACAACAGAGATTACAAACctgaacaaaattaatttggtAATTTCAAGAAAACCACTAAAGGTAACCTCAGCTTTTCTATGTAAGGTTTGCAAGGAC includes:
- the METTL16 gene encoding RNA N6-adenosine-methyltransferase METTL16 isoform X1, with product MALNKSMHARNRYKDKPPDFAYLAAKYPEFQQHVQTTLTGRVSLNFKDPEAVRALTCTLLKEDFGLTIDIPVERLIPTVPLRLNYIHWVEDLIGHQDGDKQVLRRGIDIGTGASCIYPLLGATLNGWYFLATEVDDMCFNYAKKNVEQNNLSDLIKVVKVPQKTLLMDALKEESEIVYDFCMCNPPFFANQLEAKGVNSRNPRRPPPSSVNTGGITEIMAEGGELEFVKRIIHDSLQLKKRLRWYSCMLGKKCSLAPLKEELRIQGVPKVTHTEFCQGRTMRWALAWSFYDDVQVPSPPSKRRKLEKPRKPITFMVLASTVKELSVKAAAMGWDAVEAIAVVRAWVEKILADLKVQHKRVPCGKDEVSLFVTAIENSWIHLRRKKREKVRQLQELPRASEGILQAMEEEKNSKKSESNSLDCENPKTEDSEMGFMAPDEDVHLTTGDELMEESAAKEEHSEHVKEEETKAKQGETLLGKGSSDAKEEPCPSEEASNLTVEKERSPKETSRCFLFKCLMNVKKEGNDVLVEMHWVEGQNRDLMNQLCTYVRNQILRLVAS
- the METTL16 gene encoding RNA N6-adenosine-methyltransferase METTL16 isoform X2, yielding MCRPPSPAGLNFKDPEAVRALTCTLLKEDFGLTIDIPVERLIPTVPLRLNYIHWVEDLIGHQDGDKQVLRRGIDIGTGASCIYPLLGATLNGWYFLATEVDDMCFNYAKKNVEQNNLSDLIKVVKVPQKTLLMDALKEESEIVYDFCMCNPPFFANQLEAKGVNSRNPRRPPPSSVNTGGITEIMAEGGELEFVKRIIHDSLQLKKRLRWYSCMLGKKCSLAPLKEELRIQGVPKVTHTEFCQGRTMRWALAWSFYDDVQVPSPPSKRRKLEKPRKPITFMVLASTVKELSVKAAAMGWDAVEAIAVVRAWVEKILADLKVQHKRVPCGKDEVSLFVTAIENSWIHLRRKKREKVRQLQELPRASEGILQAMEEEKNSKKSESNSLDCENPKTEDSEMGFMAPDEDVHLTTGDELMEESAAKEEHSEHVKEEETKAKQGETLLGKGSSDAKEEPCPSEEASNLTVEKERSPKETSRCFLFKCLMNVKKEGNDVLVEMHWVEGQNRDLMNQLCTYVRNQILRLVAS